One segment of Burkholderiaceae bacterium DAT-1 DNA contains the following:
- a CDS encoding MotA/TolQ/ExbB proton channel family protein yields the protein MIDTQSIPGAQITLWALLGFSVATWSLILVKAWQQYKVGKENRRFSTQFWEANDLGEAARSTESAEGTLARLAKAGFGALSDDGSSHNLDHQWDRQELLERHLRQQIHREHRGLETGLTLLASIGSTAPFVGLFGTVWGIMNALTHIGKLGNASIDVVAGPIGEALVATGIGIAVAVPAVLAYNFFVRKIKLVSADLDDFATDFLNLAQRANFRHPLIQRADDGKVVELKAGNLQPGNPGREVFA from the coding sequence TTGCTACCTGGAGCCTGATTCTGGTGAAAGCCTGGCAACAGTACAAAGTGGGCAAGGAAAACCGCCGCTTCTCGACCCAGTTCTGGGAGGCGAATGATCTGGGTGAAGCGGCCCGTTCTACCGAGTCTGCCGAGGGCACCCTTGCCCGGCTTGCCAAAGCTGGTTTTGGTGCACTCAGCGATGATGGCTCCAGTCACAATCTTGATCACCAATGGGATAGACAGGAATTGCTCGAGCGCCATCTGCGCCAGCAGATCCATCGCGAGCATCGTGGTCTGGAAACTGGCCTGACTTTGCTGGCCAGTATTGGGAGCACCGCGCCCTTTGTTGGTTTGTTCGGCACGGTGTGGGGCATCATGAATGCACTCACGCATATCGGAAAGCTGGGTAATGCCAGCATCGACGTGGTGGCGGGGCCGATTGGCGAGGCGCTGGTGGCAACCGGGATCGGTATTGCCGTGGCGGTACCGGCAGTGCTGGCTTACAACTTCTTTGTGCGCAAAATTAAGCTGGTATCCGCCGATCTGGATGACTTCGCAACTGACTTCCTGAACCTGGCCCAGCGCGCCAATTTCCGCCACCCGCTGATTCAGCGCGCTGATGATGGCAAGGTGGTCGAACTGAAGGCAGGTAATCTGCAACCGGGCAACCCTGGCCGCGAGGTATTTGCATAA